Within the Pseudoxanthomonas sp. Root65 genome, the region ATCAACGTGGTGCTGGGCGTGCTGGTGCTGCGTGAACGGCTGTCGCCCGCGCAATGGGTCGCGGTGGGCTTCGCCCTGCTCGGCGTGGCCTGGCTGACGCTGCAGGCCGGCGCGCCGCCGTGGATCGCGTTGGGTCTGGCATTCTCGTTCGGCCTGTACGGACTGGTGCGCAAACTGGTCGCGGTGGATCCGGTGGCCGGGCTGGGTGTCGAGAGCCTGTATCTGTTCCTGCCGGCGCTGGCCTATGTGGTCTGGGGCGAATTCGGCCACGGTGGCGGCTTCGTCAGCGGCTACGGCTGGAAGAACGACCTGCTGCTGGTGTTCGGCGGCGCGGTCACCGCGGTGCCGCTGATCGGCTTCGCTTACGGCGTGCGTCGCATCCCGCTGTCGGTGGTGGGCCTGTTGCAGTACATCGCACCGAGCATCCAGCTGCTGATCGGCGTGCTGGTGTTCCGCGAAGCCTTCGGCATCGAACGCGCGATCGGCTTCGCCGCCATCTGGACCGGGCTGCTGATCTTCGCCACGGACGGCCTGTGGCGTGCACGCCGTCGCGACATGGCGGCGGCGTAGCGCGGCGCTCGCTTCGCTGCTTGTCGGTCCGAGGCCGTTAGCGGGGCATGCCCGGCGCTTGCGTCAGCCTTGCGCAGCGGGCGCGGGGCAGGGGCCGCCGGCGTCGGCCCAGGTCTTGAACGCGGCGACGAACTGGTCGTGCGGCACCGGCACCGGGGCGCGTTCGCCGCCGGGATTCCAGCCCCACAACACCAGCTTGTCTTCCGCCACGTGCTTGAGCAGGGCGTCGAAGTCGCGGTCGCCGTTGCGCTTCTTGTCCTGGATCATCGCGCACAGCTGGTCGGCCGGCAGGCCGATCCAGGCCATCTTCTGGTCAGGCGGCGGCAGCTGCCAGTGCGGTGCGCCCGGCGGTGCGTGCGGGCCGTAGCTGGCAGGCGCGTTCTGTTCGGCATGGCAGGTGGAACAGGGCAGGCCGGGCGCGCCCTTGCCGTCCGGCCCGCGCGCCACGTTCATCGCGTGCGGTGTCTGCGCATCGAACTGCAGCGGGGCATCGCCCGGGATATGGCAGTTGCTGCAGCGCGGGTGCTGGAACACCTTCTCCACGGTGGCGAAGGCGGTCAGCGCCTGTGCTTTCTGTTCCTCGCTGATGCGGGGGCCGCAGGCGGTCAGCAGGAGTACGGTCAGGGACATCAGGGCGATGCGCATGGCGGTCTCCTCAGGCGGTCGGCGTGGGGGTGGCGGAGGCGACCGGCAGCCGCAACGGCAGCTCGCGCAGGCGCTGCCCGGTCAGGGCGAACACCGCATTGGCCACGGCCGGTGCGATCGGCGGCGTGCCGGGTTCGCCCACGCCGCCCATCTTCTCGGTGCTGGGCACAATGTGGACCTCGATCTTCGGCATCTCGTGCATGCGCAGCACGCGGTAGTCGTGGTAGTTGGATTCCTGCACCTGACCTTCCTTCAGCGTGAGCGTGCCATGCAGGGTGGCGCCCAGGCCGAACACGATGCCGGACTCCATCTGCGCCTCCACGGCGGACGGATTGACCGCCACGCCGCAGTCGATCGCGCAGACCACGCGGTGCACGCGGATCTGACCGTCCTCGACCGAGACCTCGGCCACCTGCGCGACGTAGCTGCCGAACGACTCGTGCACGGCGATGCCGCGTCCGCGTCCTTCCGGGGACGGCGACGACCAGCCGGCCTTCTCCGCCGCCAGATTCAGCGCGGCAAGGTGGCGCGGATGGTCCTTCAGCAGGGTGCGACGGTACTCCACCGGGTCCTTGCCAGCCGCGTGCGCCAGTTCGTCGACGAAACCTTCCATGACGAAGCCGTTGGCGCTGTGGCCCACCGAGCGCCACCACAACACGGGAATGCCGGTCTTCGGCGAATGCAGGTCGACGCGGTGCGCCGGCGTGCCCAGCACGTACGGTGAATTGGCGACACCTTCGGTCGAGGTGGCATCGATGCCGTCCTTGACCATCATCGCCTCCATGAAGGTGCCGGCCATGATCGACTGGCCCACCATCACCTGGTGCCACGCCTTAGGCAGGCCGTCCTCGCCCAGGCCGACCTTGATCTTCTCGACGAAGGCCGAACGGTAGTAGCCGCCACGCGTGTCGTCCTCGCGCGTCCACACGGTCTTGACCGGGGCCTTCGCCGCCTTGGCGACGTGGACCGCCTCGGACACCACGTCGGAATCGGGCGTGGCGCGGCGACCGAAGCCGCCGCCGAGGAACGGCGTGTGGATGCGGATGTTCTCCGGCGGAATGCCGAGGATCCTGGCGGTGCTGTTCTGGTCCAGCGTCGGGAACTGCGTGCCGCACCAGATGTCGCACTCGCCGTCGGCGATCTTGACGGTGCAGTTCAGCGGTTCCATCGCCGCGTGGGCGAGGTAGGGCACGGCGTACTCGGCATCGACGGTCTTGGCGGCCTTGCTGAGCTCGGCGACGACATCGCCGGCGCGTATGGCGGTGGGGCCGTCCTCGGTGGCGAGTTGCGAGAACTGCTGCCGCAGCGTCGCGCTGTCCAGCGTGGCGCCTTCGCCGGCTTCCCACACCACCTGCAGCGCATCGCGTCCGAGCTTGGCCGCCCAGAAGTGTTCGGCCACCACGGCAACGCCGCTGGGCACCTGCACCACATCGCGTACGCCGGGCACGGCACGCGCTGCGGTGGCATCGAACGATTTCACCGTGCCGCCGAACACCGGCGAGCGCAGCACCACGGCGGTCAGCAGGCCCTCGAACTGCACGTCCATGCCGAACACGGCCTTGCCGGTGATCTTCTCCGGCGTATCCAGGCGCTTGGTCGCCTTGCCGATGAGCTTCCAGTCCTTGGGGTCGCGCAGCGTCAGTGTCTTCGGATCGGGCGGCGGCAGCTTGCCGGCGGCATCGGCAAGCTCGCCGTAGCGCAGGCGCTGCGTGCCGGACACCACGGCGCCGTTCTCGGTGCGCAGGTCGGCGAGCGGCACGTTGAGGCGCGCCGCGGCGGCCTGCAGCAGCAGGTTGCGCGCGACGGCGCCGGCCTGGCGGTAGCGGTCGAACTCGGACCACGTGGTGGTCGAGCCGCCGGTGCCCTGCATGCCGAACACCGGGCTGGTATAGGCCTTGTCGGCCGGGCCGTGTTCGACCCGGATCTTCGACCAGTCGGCATCCAATTCTTCGGCGATCAGCATCGGCAGCGTGGTCCAGATGCCCTGGCCCATCTCGGCATGCGCGAGCAGCACGGTGATCGAGTCGTCGGCGGCGATGCGCAGGAAGGCATTCGGTGCGAATGCGGCGGCGCTCGCCGGCTGCGCCTCCTGGGCCCAGGCGAAGCGGCGGGCGCCGGGAACGGCGATGGCTACGACCAGTCCGCCGCCGACCAGGGCGGTCGAACGCAGGAAGCCACGGCGCGAGGATTTCAGTTCAAGGTTCACGGACACAACCTCCGTCGAACATCGGATCGGAGCCGCGGCAGCACATGCCGCAGCGAAGTGGAATCAGGCTTTGCCGATTTCCGCGGCGCGGTGCACGGCAGCGCGGATGCGCTGGTAGGTGCCGCAGCGGCAGAGGTTGCCGGAGAGGGCGTGGTCGATGTCGTTGTCGGTCGGCGCAGGCACCACGGCCAGCAACGCGGCGGCCGACATGATCTGC harbors:
- the rarD gene encoding EamA family transporter RarD translates to MSAPIDRKGLAITAGTFLIWGVVPLYWHLLKAVPSFHIIAHRIVWSAVLVLGWLLLKHGRSWWRQVRAQPRAVPLLGVSSLLIAFNWGLYIWAVNAGHVVETSLGYFINPLINVVLGVLVLRERLSPAQWVAVGFALLGVAWLTLQAGAPPWIALGLAFSFGLYGLVRKLVAVDPVAGLGVESLYLFLPALAYVVWGEFGHGGGFVSGYGWKNDLLLVFGGAVTAVPLIGFAYGVRRIPLSVVGLLQYIAPSIQLLIGVLVFREAFGIERAIGFAAIWTGLLIFATDGLWRARRRDMAAA
- a CDS encoding xanthine dehydrogenase family protein molybdopterin-binding subunit; protein product: MNLELKSSRRGFLRSTALVGGGLVVAIAVPGARRFAWAQEAQPASAAAFAPNAFLRIAADDSITVLLAHAEMGQGIWTTLPMLIAEELDADWSKIRVEHGPADKAYTSPVFGMQGTGGSTTTWSEFDRYRQAGAVARNLLLQAAAARLNVPLADLRTENGAVVSGTQRLRYGELADAAGKLPPPDPKTLTLRDPKDWKLIGKATKRLDTPEKITGKAVFGMDVQFEGLLTAVVLRSPVFGGTVKSFDATAARAVPGVRDVVQVPSGVAVVAEHFWAAKLGRDALQVVWEAGEGATLDSATLRQQFSQLATEDGPTAIRAGDVVAELSKAAKTVDAEYAVPYLAHAAMEPLNCTVKIADGECDIWCGTQFPTLDQNSTARILGIPPENIRIHTPFLGGGFGRRATPDSDVVSEAVHVAKAAKAPVKTVWTREDDTRGGYYRSAFVEKIKVGLGEDGLPKAWHQVMVGQSIMAGTFMEAMMVKDGIDATSTEGVANSPYVLGTPAHRVDLHSPKTGIPVLWWRSVGHSANGFVMEGFVDELAHAAGKDPVEYRRTLLKDHPRHLAALNLAAEKAGWSSPSPEGRGRGIAVHESFGSYVAQVAEVSVEDGQIRVHRVVCAIDCGVAVNPSAVEAQMESGIVFGLGATLHGTLTLKEGQVQESNYHDYRVLRMHEMPKIEVHIVPSTEKMGGVGEPGTPPIAPAVANAVFALTGQRLRELPLRLPVASATPTPTA